From Lolium perenne isolate Kyuss_39 chromosome 5, Kyuss_2.0, whole genome shotgun sequence, a single genomic window includes:
- the LOC127299875 gene encoding uncharacterized protein, with amino-acid sequence MALSASRPQLLVRPFLRGFHASAQALARVEPHDFSKPSEYLGSWEPSAAGDPREAWARLERLRKGYAHDVRGLRRQYAYEVQLLEAERQRKAEARVEAARIANEERKAAKAAAAQTRAAERRAFELDFRQALMKERAQKLESWREKEKLKAQKKAEDRELLRRKSSMWVAEDKLETKVLQAIMHTTPL; translated from the exons ATGGCGCTCTCCGCCTCCCGTCCGCAGCTCCTCGTACGTCCCTTCCTTCGCGGCTTCCACGCCTCTGCGCAGGCTCTGGCGAGGGTGGAGCCGCACGATTTCTCGAAGCCGAGCGAGTACCTCGGGAGCTGGGAGCCCTCGGCGGCGGGCGACCCCCGGGAGGCATGGGCGCGACTGGAGCGGCTGCGCAAGGGGTACGCGCACGACGTGCGGGGTCTGCGGCGGCAGTACGCCTACGAGGTGCAGCTGCTAGAGGCCGAGCGGCAGCGCAAGGCGGAGGCCCGCGTCGAGGccgcccgcatcgccaacgaggagcgcaaggctgccaaggccgccgcCGCGCAGACGCGGGCAGCCGAACGACGCGCTTTCGAGCTCGATTTCCGCCAGGCGCTT ATGAAAGAAAGAGCTCAGAAGCTGGAGAGCTGGAGGGAGAAGGAGAAGCTGAAAGCGCAGAAGAAAGCGGAAGACAGGGAGCTCTTGCGCAGGAAGAGCTCTATGTGGGTTGCTGAGGATAAACTGGAAACCAAAGTTCTTCAGGCTATCATGCATACCACACCTCTCTGA